The Nocardia vinacea genome contains the following window.
GGAGGAAAACCGGTGGACGGTGCGCGCCGAACGCACCGATACCGGCGAAACCGTCACTCTCACAGCCGGATTCCTGTTGTGCTGCTCCGGTTACTACCGCTATGACGAGGGCTACACCCCGGAATTCGCGGGTACCGAGCGTTTCGCCGGGCCGATCATCCACCCGCAGCACTGGCCGCGCGATCTGGATGTCGCGGGCAAGCGTGTGGTGCTGATCGGCAGCGGCGCGACCGCGGTCACGCTGGGACCGGCACTGACCGACCAGGGCGCGCACGTGACGATGCTGCAACGCTCACCGAGCTACATCATCTCCGCACCAGCCCGCGACGACCTCGCCGTCAAGGCGCGCAAATTCCTGCCGACCCGCGCCGCCTACGCGGTGGCCAGGGCCGAAAATGTGGCGCTGGCAACCGTGATCTACCAACTGAGCCAACGGTATCCGCAATACATGCGCAAGCGGATCAAGGGCTGGCAGCGGCGCTGGCTGCCCGAGGGCTACGACATCGATACCCATTTCACCCCGACCTACAACCCCTGGGATCAGCGACTGTGCTTGGCCCCCAATGGCGATTTCTTCCGCGCGATCCGCAAGGGGCGATTGGATGTCGTGACCGATAAGGTCGAGACATTCACCGAGACGGGCTTGGCCCTCGCCTCCGGTGCGACCCTCGATGCCGACATCGTCATCACCGCAACGGGTTTGAATCTGCTCGCCTTCGGTGGCATCGAACTCACCGTCGACGGACAGGCGGTGCACCTCGCGCAACATATGGCCTACAAGGCCATGATGCTGTCGGATGTGCCGAATTTCGCGTACATCATCGGATACACCAACGCCTCCTGGACACTGAAGGCGGATCTGGTGTGCGAGTATGTCGTTCGGCTACTACGCCACATGTACGGCAACGGATATGCCCGCTGCACGCCGGTGCGCGATCCGTCCGTCGGCGCGGCGTCGCTATTCCTGAATTTCAATCCGGGTTATGTCCAGCGCGCCGCCAGCCAATTCCCGATCCAGGGCACCAAGGCGCCGTGGCGCCTACGCATGAATTACCTACGTGATCTGGTCACGCTGCGCCACGGCAAGATCACCGATCGCGCGATGGTGTTCGAACGGACGCGGGATCGGGATCCGGTATCCACACAGGGCTAACGGCTGCTCAGTGCACCTGCGGGCGGCTCGGACGACCGCGCGGCCGAGATATTGCGCAACACGCTGGTCGCGTGGTCGTCGAACCGTTCGCGTGGAATATCGATGGTGCCGTCCAGCCACGGGCGGTACATATACGCCATCGCGCCGAAAATGGCGTTCGAGTTGAGGCTGTTCTCGTACTGGTCCGGTGGGGTCTGTGGACTGTCGGCAGCCAACCCGATCGTGAGCGCGATCGGGGCGGTGAACAGTTCGATGAGCTCATTGCCTCGGTCGCCGAGTACCCGGGTGGCCTGTGATTCCACGAACATGATCTGGCCGCGGCGGCGATCCTCGACCAGATAATCGGTGAATGCCGAAATGGCATGGCGAAATAGTTTTTGCGGTTCGGGTGGTGCGGTGGCCAGTGCCGCGAGCAGGCGTTCCTGCGCGCCGAGAACGACCGCTTCCAATGCCGCGGTGAGCAGTTTGTCCAGACTCGGGAAGCTCTCGTAGAAGTAGCGCTCGGTGAGTCCGGCCTGCCTGCAGACCCCGCGCATGGAGATGTCGGAGGCTCCGATCGTGGCCATCAACTCGATGGCGGCCTCGATGAGCTGTTCGCGGCGCGCGGCGATTCGGTCGGCCGGGGGCGTGCCGCGCCAGCGGCGCATACCCGGTATCGATCCATCGGAAACGGCGTCGTTCATGGCCCGATCCTCCCATAGTCGGGAAGTTGACATCATGTGATGTTGACAGCATTTGATGTCGGCAATACATTGATTGTCCAGGGACCAGACGTGAGGACCATCAGATGGGCACTGCTTACGCCGATCAGGCTCATGCCATCAACGCGCGGGACGTCAGCTTCGATTTCGATTCGGTGCCGATGCACTACATCCCCGGCGAAGTCATGGCCACCCACATCATCAATGTGATGCACCTGGTGCTCCCTGAAGGCGAGCGGGCCATGGCGCAGGCGCTGGCCGAGGCCTTACCGCAGATCGACGATGAGCGATTGCGGGAAGAGGTCCGTGGCTTCATCGGTCAGGAGACGATGCACGCCGGTTCTCACGAAAAGGCCCGCCGGCAATTGGAAAGCCTCGGACTCGAGGTCGGCCCGATGGTGGATCGCGTCGCCTGGCTGATCGATCGGCTGCTCGGCGACCACGGACTGTCCGGCCGGGCCAGACACGAATGGCTGTGCGAGCGACTGGCCCTGTTCGCGGGGATGGAGCACTACACCGCCGTCATCGGCGAATGGCTGCTCACCAATGACAAATTGGCGGCCAAGGGGATGCATCCGGCAATGCTGGATCTCGTTCGCTGGCACGGCGCCGAGGAGGTCGAACATCGCAGCGTGGTCTACGACGCGTACATGCATCTCGACGGTGGCTATGCCCGCAAGGCGCGTCAGGCGTTGATCGCCAGTTCGGGATTGCTCGCGCTGTTCGTGATTTCGAGTGCCTACCTCTTCCAGCGGGACCCATCGCCGAATAAGGGCCGATGGTGGCCGCTACAGATGGCCAGCGCCTCGCTGCGCGGTGTGGTCCCGAACTTCACCACCTTCTTGACCGAGATTCCGCGGTACCTGCGGCCGGGATTCCATCCCTCCCAACTCGGTCCGATGGATAACGCACTGCGCTACCTCGCGCAGTCGCCGGCGGCACGCGCAGTGACCGAGCGCAGCGAGGGAACCATGAACACAGTCGCCCAGGCGGGCGTGACGGAGCCGAGCGCCAGCGAGGCGGAGTCATGACCGCCGTGGAGGAGCAGTTCCGGCCGGGAGCCGGGCTGCGGATGATCGCGTCGGCGGTGGACACCTACAAGCGGGTATTCACCGAAGGGAAAGCGGCGCAGCTGCTTTCGCGGCCGCAGCCGGTGCGGCGCACCGGTTTCGATTTCGAGCTGGCGATCATCGGAATCGAGGTCGAGGCCGACGAGGTGGTCAGCCTGACCCTGTGCGATCCAGGCGGCGCGGATCTGCCCGCCTGGACGCCAGGCGCCCATATCGATGTATTCCTGCCCTCGGGTCGGCAGCGGCAGTATTCGCTGAACAGCGACCCGGAGGATCGCAGCTGCTACCGAATCGCGGTGCGGTACATCGCCGATGGCGACGGTTGTTCCCGCGAGATCCACGAGCAGCTGCGCGTCGGCGACCGACTGTGGGTGCGGGGCCCGCGCAATGCGTTCCCGCTCATCGACGCACCGGAGTATTTCTTCGTGGCGGGCGGTATCGGGATCACGCCGATTCTGCCGATGGTCACCGCCACCGAACGTGCCGGAATACCGTGGCGGCTCATGTATTTCGGGCGCTCGCGGGCGCGGATGCCGTTCCTGTACGAGCTCGCCCACTTCACCGGTGGTGATGTGGTGGTACGACCCGATGACGAGTTCGGGGTGCCGGATCCGCGGATGATCTTCGAACAGACGCCGACCGGTGCCGCGGTATATGTCTGCGGACCACCGGCATTGGCGGAAGCCGCGCGCAAAGTGCTGCTGTTGCACGATCCGACGGCTTCACTGCATACCGAGCGCTTCTCGGCGGTACCGGTCAGCAACGGCGCGCCGTTCCGTATTCGATTGCGCCGCAGCGAAACCGAGGTCGATGTCGCGGCCGACGAATCCGCGCTGACCGCGATCCGGCGGGCGGTACCGGGCGTCGCCTACTCGTGCCAGCAGGGCTTCTGCGGGACGTGCCGGGCGAGTGTGCTCGCCGGTGAGGTCGAGCACCGGGACCGGGCGCTACTACCCGGCGATCGAAACAGTGCGATGCTCACCTGCGTATCACGTTCTCGCGGTGGCGAACTCGAACTCGATCTGTAGATTCACTCCGCGGCCGGGAAGATACCCGGCAGCGTCATCGCGTATTCGAGATCGGCGCGGGTGCCGAGCGTGGTGAGCAGCACGCGGATCATGGTAAGCCGTCCAGCGGCAACGGTTTCCGCGTCCGGCTCGGCGCCGGGCGCGGTACCCGCCGAAATGCGATAGACCACATACTCGCAAACATGCAGGGCCGCATCGAGATCCAGCGGTGAGGGGACCGGGCGGCCCAATTCCGTGAACGTTTCGCGCACCAGCGCGCGGATATCGTCCAGTGCCCGTTCGCGATAGGCCGATACCGGTGAGGCCGGATCGTGCAGTTCGGCGAACAGTGGGCGCAGCATCGCACCGTGCCCGCGGGCCCAGCCGAGGTAGGCGTCGATGAGACGAATGCCGAGCTCGACCGGCTCGTCCGGACCGGTCAGTGCCGTGCGGATGCCGTCGACGAGGCCGTCGTTGGATGCCTCCAGTACGACGTGCAGCGGTTCGGTGGCATTGCCGAAGTAACGGTAGAAGGTGGGTCGGGCCAGTCCGGCCTGTTCGATGATCTGGGCGACGCTGAGTCCGCGCGAGCCGCCGCGGGTGAATACCGCCGCGGTGGCGAGCACGATGCGGGCGCGGACCTCCTCGGCCTGCTCCTGGGTCTGCGGTGGTCGGCCCCGGCGGGCCGCGCCATTCGTCTGGGAAGTGTCAGCGGACATGGTGATGCCTCACAACTCGAAGCCTGACCTGTCTGTGTGCCACACCCGACAGCTTGACACGAGGTGTGACACCGGCATTAATCTAACACCAGTGTTCAGGAAATAGCTGAACCCGGCTTACCGCCTCGTCCAGCGCAGGCGCCCGACCCAGGAGAGGGCCGACAATGAC
Protein-coding sequences here:
- a CDS encoding TetR/AcrR family transcriptional regulator, with translation MSADTSQTNGAARRGRPPQTQEQAEEVRARIVLATAAVFTRGGSRGLSVAQIIEQAGLARPTFYRYFGNATEPLHVVLEASNDGLVDGIRTALTGPDEPVELGIRLIDAYLGWARGHGAMLRPLFAELHDPASPVSAYRERALDDIRALVRETFTELGRPVPSPLDLDAALHVCEYVVYRISAGTAPGAEPDAETVAAGRLTMIRVLLTTLGTRADLEYAMTLPGIFPAAE
- a CDS encoding NAD(P)/FAD-dependent oxidoreductase encodes the protein MRIAGEHVDVLIVGAGLSGIGAAYHLRRAFPEKSYTILESRDAIGGTWDLFRYPGIRSDSDMYTLGYRFRPWLGEYSIADGADILDYVRATAAESGIDRHIRFHHRVVGAEWSSEENRWTVRAERTDTGETVTLTAGFLLCCSGYYRYDEGYTPEFAGTERFAGPIIHPQHWPRDLDVAGKRVVLIGSGATAVTLGPALTDQGAHVTMLQRSPSYIISAPARDDLAVKARKFLPTRAAYAVARAENVALATVIYQLSQRYPQYMRKRIKGWQRRWLPEGYDIDTHFTPTYNPWDQRLCLAPNGDFFRAIRKGRLDVVTDKVETFTETGLALASGATLDADIVITATGLNLLAFGGIELTVDGQAVHLAQHMAYKAMMLSDVPNFAYIIGYTNASWTLKADLVCEYVVRLLRHMYGNGYARCTPVRDPSVGAASLFLNFNPGYVQRAASQFPIQGTKAPWRLRMNYLRDLVTLRHGKITDRAMVFERTRDRDPVSTQG
- a CDS encoding PDR/VanB family oxidoreductase; this encodes MTAVEEQFRPGAGLRMIASAVDTYKRVFTEGKAAQLLSRPQPVRRTGFDFELAIIGIEVEADEVVSLTLCDPGGADLPAWTPGAHIDVFLPSGRQRQYSLNSDPEDRSCYRIAVRYIADGDGCSREIHEQLRVGDRLWVRGPRNAFPLIDAPEYFFVAGGIGITPILPMVTATERAGIPWRLMYFGRSRARMPFLYELAHFTGGDVVVRPDDEFGVPDPRMIFEQTPTGAAVYVCGPPALAEAARKVLLLHDPTASLHTERFSAVPVSNGAPFRIRLRRSETEVDVAADESALTAIRRAVPGVAYSCQQGFCGTCRASVLAGEVEHRDRALLPGDRNSAMLTCVSRSRGGELELDL
- a CDS encoding metal-dependent hydrolase, whose product is MGTAYADQAHAINARDVSFDFDSVPMHYIPGEVMATHIINVMHLVLPEGERAMAQALAEALPQIDDERLREEVRGFIGQETMHAGSHEKARRQLESLGLEVGPMVDRVAWLIDRLLGDHGLSGRARHEWLCERLALFAGMEHYTAVIGEWLLTNDKLAAKGMHPAMLDLVRWHGAEEVEHRSVVYDAYMHLDGGYARKARQALIASSGLLALFVISSAYLFQRDPSPNKGRWWPLQMASASLRGVVPNFTTFLTEIPRYLRPGFHPSQLGPMDNALRYLAQSPAARAVTERSEGTMNTVAQAGVTEPSASEAES
- a CDS encoding TetR/AcrR family transcriptional regulator, with protein sequence MNDAVSDGSIPGMRRWRGTPPADRIAARREQLIEAAIELMATIGASDISMRGVCRQAGLTERYFYESFPSLDKLLTAALEAVVLGAQERLLAALATAPPEPQKLFRHAISAFTDYLVEDRRRGQIMFVESQATRVLGDRGNELIELFTAPIALTIGLAADSPQTPPDQYENSLNSNAIFGAMAYMYRPWLDGTIDIPRERFDDHATSVLRNISAARSSEPPAGALSSR